AGGATGTGCGCCAAATGATGCGAAGCAGGTGCCGTTTGCCGGGTTGAACAACACCACGCAGATGACCGGGTAGTTGCCGCCGAGAGAGGCGTCGTAGGCAAAAATCGGGAAACCTTCCGCTTCAAGGCGGGCAATGGCTTCCACCACGCCAGGGTAACGCTGCATCACCGCTTCTGGAATTTCCGGCAAGCTAATGGACTCGGCAATGATGCGGTTCTTAATATGGCGCTCGAACACCTCAGACAGCCCCTGCACACGGGCTTCGTTAGCGGTATTGCCCGCTGACATGCCGTTGGACACATACAGGTTGCCGATAATATTCATCGGGATATAGACCGTCTGCTGATCAGACTGACGCGTAAAGGGCAGGCCACAGATGCCACGCTCGGCATTGCCGGATTGCAGATCAACCAGATCCGCCGCACTCAGGCTATCGTCAGGATCATAGAATTTACGCAGACGGGCATCGAGGATCCCGGCTGGCAGGCTGTCATCTTCCGGCAGGGCGAACCATTTCTCGTTGGGGTAGTGCACAAACTCGCCGTTGGCGATGGACTCACCCAGCCAGAAGTCAGCAAAGAAGTAGTTAGTCGAGAGACGCTCAAAATATTCGCCCAGCGCAGAAGCCAGCGCAGCCTTTTTGCTGGCACCTTTACCGTTGGTAAAGCACAGCGGGCAGTCACGATCGCGAATATGCACTGACCACACGTGCGGAACCGGGTTCAGCCAGGAGGCCTCTTCGATGTTAAAACCCAAATCCTGCAATTTTTGCTGGAAGCGTGAAATGGAGTCTTCCAGTGCGGCGTCTTTACCGGGAATAAAAGTTTGCGTCATGATGGCGCTCTCTGAGTCAATGGGGTGGGCGTAAAGCGCGCAATAATACGGGTTTTACGCGACATTCGCCATTCGGATGATGAAGTTTCTCTCTCTTATGTTACGGGGTTTTATTCGTCTGGCGGCAATCTGATTTTACTTCGCAGATAAACCTCACAAAATTCCATTGTCGATTACATTTATGACATAAGCTGCGGTGGAGCCGGCTCTGGAAATGTGATCGCGGCAGGATAAATGATTGCAGCCATCCGGAGGCAATGATAAAACCGGTAGGGTATTCATAACCGTTCGATATGACAGTGGTGAGGGGAAATGACGCAGGTTTATAATTTTAGCTCCGGTCCAGCGATGCTGCCGGTTGAAGTGCTCCGTCGTGCAGAACAAGAACTGACAAACTGGCACGGGTTAGGCACCTCGGTGATGGAAATCAGTCACCGTAGTAAAGAATTTATTCAGGTAGCGGAAGAAGCTGAGAAAGACTTTCGCGATCTGCTGAAAATCCCTGCCAACTACAAAGTTTTATTCTGTCATGGCGGCGCGCGTGCGCAGTTTGCCGCTATCCCGGGTAACCTGCTGGGATCGGCGAAAAGCGCTGACTACATTGATGGCGGCTATTGGGCGCACAGTGCAATCAAAGAAGCTGAGAAATACTGCTCGCCAAATACTATCGACGTAAAAACGACCCGTGATGGCAAGCGTGCGATTCTGCCCATGCGTGAATGGCAGCTGAGCAATGACGCAGCCTACGTGCATTTTTGCCCGAACGAAACCATCGACGGCATCGCCATTGATGAGCAGCCTGACTTTGGCGATAAAGTGGTGGTGGCTGACTATTCATCAACCATCCTGTCGCGTCCGATTGATGTCAGCCGTTATGGTGTGATCTATGCCGGTGCGCAGAAAAACATCGGTCCGGCTGGCCTGACGCTGGTTATCGTGCGTGAAGACCTGCTGGGCAAAGCGCACAGCTATGTGCCGTCTATTCTCGATTACAAGGTGCTGGCTGAGAACGATTCTATGTTCAACACCCCGCCGACCTTTGCATGGTATCTCTCTGGCCTGGTGTTTAAATGGCTGAAAGAGAAAGGCGGCGTGGCAGAAATGGACAAACAGAACCAGGCCAAAGCTGACCTGCTGTATGGGGTGATTGATCGCAGCGACTTCTACCGTAACGACGTTGCGGTGGAGAACCGTTCACGTATGAACGTACCTTTCCAGTTGGCCGATGCTGCGCTGGATAAAGTGTTCCTCGACGAATCGCTGAAAGCTGGCCTGCATGCACTGAAAGGGCATCGTGTGGTTGGCGGTATGCGCGCCTCGATTTACAATGCGATGCCGTTGGAAGGTGTTAAAGCCTTAACCGATTTCATGGTCGATTTTGAGCGTCGCCACGGTTAATTATTCATCTATGCCAGTCTGACTGGTGCCAGACCCCGTTGTTTTCAGGCGGGGTTTCTTCTTTTCTGGAGATTGAGTTTCACATGCAGGACTCCCTGACTCTACAACCGATTGCGCGTGTTGATGGCACGGTAAACTTACCGGGTTCCAAGAGCGTATCTAACCGTGCACTGTTGCTGGCCGCGTTGGCAAAAGGCACCACACGCCTGACCAACTTGCTGGATAGCGATGATGTGAAGCATATGCTCAACGCGCTGAAAGCGCTGGGTGTGAGCTATACACTTTCTGCTGATCGCACGGTCTGTGAAGTGATCGGTAATGCTGGCCCACTGCATTCAGAGCAACCGCTGGAGCTGTTTTTAGGTAATGCGGGTACCGCCATGCGTCCGTTGGCTGCCGCGCTGTGCCTTGGTCAGCAATCTATCGTGCTGACCGGTGAGCCGCGTATGAAAGAGCGTCCAATTGGACACCTGGTTGATGCACTGCGTCAGGGCGGAGCAAAAATCGAGTATCTGGAACAGACCGACTATCCGCCGTTACTGCTCAAAGGGGGCTTTAATGGGGGTGATGTGACGGTTGACGGTAGCGTGTCCAGCCAGTTTCTGACTGCGTTATTAATGACGGCACCTTTAGCGCAACAGGACACCACCATCAGCATCAAAGGTGATCTGGTATCAAAGCCTTACATTGATATCACCTTGCACCTGATGCGTTGTTTCGGTGTTGATGTTGATAACCAGAATTACCAGCGCTTTGTCGTCAAGGGGAAGCAGCAGTATCAATCACCGGGTGATTATCTGGTGGAAGGCGATGCCTCATCTGCTTCCTATTTCCTGGCCGCAGCCGCGATTAAAGGCGGCACGGTGCGTGTGACAGGTATTGGTCGCAACAGTGTGCAAGGCGATATCCGTTTTGCTGACGTGCTGGAAAAAATGGGTGCCAGCATTGAATGGGGTGATGATTACATCGCCTGTACCCGTGGTTCCCTGAATGCTATCGATATGGATATGAACCATATCCCTGATGCTGCGATGACGATTGCCACCACGGCATTGTTTGCCAACGGCACCACCCTGATGCGCAACATTTATAACTGGCGCGTCAAAGAGACTGACCGTTTGGCTGCGATGGCGACTGAATTGCGTAAAGTTGGTGCGGAAGTCGAAGAAGGGCACGATTTTATTCGCATTACCCCGCCAGCGCAGTTACAGCATGCGGATATTGGCACTTACAACGATCACCGCATGGCGATGTGTTTCGCGCTGGTGGCGTTGTCAGACACGCCGGTGACGATCCTTGATCCGGGTTGTACGGCGAAAACCTTCCCTGACTATTTCCAGCAGTTAGCGAAAATCAGCCACACTTCCTGATCGTTACACCCGGCGGCCTTCCGCGCCGGGTGACTTTACTTTCTACTGGTCTTCGTGCCGGAAATTCCTCCGATTCTGTCCAAATTTATAACGCTGTCTGCGCTAAGGGGTAACGAACCCGACGCGGTCAGCGTATAATGCTGCGCAATCCACACAGCCATGCCGGCTGAAAATACGCATTCAGCAACAGGAGAAAACAATGACGGCAATCGCCCCGGTTATTACCATCGATGGGCCTAGTGGTGCAGGGAAGGGAACCTTGTGTAAAGCGATGGCTGAGTCGTTGCAGTGGCACTTACTGGATTCTGGCGCAATTTACCGCGTCCTGGCTCTGGCGGCGATCCATCATCAGGTAGATATCGAATCAGAAGAGGCTTTAGTGCCGATGGCGGCCCACCTCGACGTGCGTTTTCTTTCCGTCGAAGGTGAAATGCAGGTCATCCTGGAAGGTGAAGACGTTACCGGTGAAATCCGTACTCAGGAAGTGAGCAACACGGCGTCACGTGTGGCGGCATTCCCTCGGGTACGCGAAGCGCTGTTGCGCCGTCAGCGGGCGTTTCGTGAGGAGCCAGGTTTAATTGCCGATGGTCGCGATATGGGGACGGTGGTGTTCCCCGATGCACCGGTAAAAATCTTCCTGGATGCCAGTTCTGAAGAGCGTGCTCATCGCCGTATGCTACAGTTGCAGGAGAAGGGCTTTAGTGTTAACTTTGATCGCCTTTTAGCCGAGATACAGGAACGCGACGACCGCGATCGTAACCGCGCTATCGCGCCTTTAGTGCCTGCTTCTGATGCTCTGGTGCTGGATTCAACCAGTATGTCCATTGAGCAAGTTATTGAAATGGCACTTGATTATGCCCGCCAAAAGCTGGGCATTTAATATTTCGGCAACCGAATTGCTGTAACCCTGTACCACGGATCCGGTGCCGGGCATGTGAAACAACCCCATCCGACAATGACGTCAGGTGGACGTTAAATTGAAGAATCCTGAAGATTATCAATATGACTGAATCTTTTGCTCAACTCTTTGAAGAGTCCCTGAAAGAAATCGAA
The DNA window shown above is from Pantoea sp. At-9b and carries:
- the serC gene encoding 3-phosphoserine/phosphohydroxythreonine transaminase encodes the protein MTQVYNFSSGPAMLPVEVLRRAEQELTNWHGLGTSVMEISHRSKEFIQVAEEAEKDFRDLLKIPANYKVLFCHGGARAQFAAIPGNLLGSAKSADYIDGGYWAHSAIKEAEKYCSPNTIDVKTTRDGKRAILPMREWQLSNDAAYVHFCPNETIDGIAIDEQPDFGDKVVVADYSSTILSRPIDVSRYGVIYAGAQKNIGPAGLTLVIVREDLLGKAHSYVPSILDYKVLAENDSMFNTPPTFAWYLSGLVFKWLKEKGGVAEMDKQNQAKADLLYGVIDRSDFYRNDVAVENRSRMNVPFQLADAALDKVFLDESLKAGLHALKGHRVVGGMRASIYNAMPLEGVKALTDFMVDFERRHG
- the aroA gene encoding 3-phosphoshikimate 1-carboxyvinyltransferase, with translation MQDSLTLQPIARVDGTVNLPGSKSVSNRALLLAALAKGTTRLTNLLDSDDVKHMLNALKALGVSYTLSADRTVCEVIGNAGPLHSEQPLELFLGNAGTAMRPLAAALCLGQQSIVLTGEPRMKERPIGHLVDALRQGGAKIEYLEQTDYPPLLLKGGFNGGDVTVDGSVSSQFLTALLMTAPLAQQDTTISIKGDLVSKPYIDITLHLMRCFGVDVDNQNYQRFVVKGKQQYQSPGDYLVEGDASSASYFLAAAAIKGGTVRVTGIGRNSVQGDIRFADVLEKMGASIEWGDDYIACTRGSLNAIDMDMNHIPDAAMTIATTALFANGTTLMRNIYNWRVKETDRLAAMATELRKVGAEVEEGHDFIRITPPAQLQHADIGTYNDHRMAMCFALVALSDTPVTILDPGCTAKTFPDYFQQLAKISHTS
- the cmk gene encoding (d)CMP kinase, with the translated sequence MTAIAPVITIDGPSGAGKGTLCKAMAESLQWHLLDSGAIYRVLALAAIHHQVDIESEEALVPMAAHLDVRFLSVEGEMQVILEGEDVTGEIRTQEVSNTASRVAAFPRVREALLRRQRAFREEPGLIADGRDMGTVVFPDAPVKIFLDASSEERAHRRMLQLQEKGFSVNFDRLLAEIQERDDRDRNRAIAPLVPASDALVLDSTSMSIEQVIEMALDYARQKLGI